The DNA sequence AAATGATGCGGATGCTTTCCAGCAGGTTATACATAACAGTGGCCAGCCGGGGCTGATCCTTTTCTTCCTTGGCCAGAACCCACGGCATGGTCTGGTCAATATACTTATTGGTGCGGGCCACCAGCTGGAATATCTCGGTGAGAGCGTGGGGAAATTGAAGCTGCTCCATTTCATCCTCTACCCGGGCTTTGAGTGCACCGGCCATTTGCAGCAGCTCGGCATCCTCGAGGCCTTCGGCTCTTGCGGTGGGCAGGGTGCTGCCAAAGTATTTTTCCACCATAGCCACGGTACGGGAAACGAGATTGCCCAGATCGTTGGCCAAATCGGCGTTGATGCGGCCGATGAGGGATTCATTGGTAAAGCTGCCATCCTGCCCAAAGGGAATCTCCCGCAGCAGATAATAGCGAATCGCATCCACACCATAGCGCTCGCAGAGAATCACAGGGTCCACAACGTTGCCCTTGGATTTGCTCATTTTATCCCCATCAAAGAGCAGCCAGCCATGGCCGTAAATCTTCTTGGGCAGGGGCAGCTCCAAAGCCATCAGCAGAGCGGGCCAGATAATAGCATGGAAGCGGATGATCTCCTTGGCCATGAGCTGCACATCGGCAGGCCAGTAAGCCATATCGTTATAGCGGTCGTTTTCGTAGCCCAGAGCGGTGATGTAGTTGGAAAGGGCATCCACCCAGACATACACCACGTGGCCGGGGTCAAAATCCACCGGAACACCCCATGTAAAGGAGGTGCGGGAAACACAGAGGTCATCCAAGCCCGGCTTTAAGAAGTTGTTAACCATCTCGTTGACCCGGGTTTGAGGCTGAAGAAATTCGGGCTGATCCTCATACAGCTTTAGAATACGGCCGGTATAAGCGGAAAGACGGAAGAAATAAGCCTCCTCCTCGGCGGCCTCAACCTCACGCCCACAATCGGGGCACCGGCCATCCTTGAGCTGGCTTTCGGTCCAGAAGGATTCGCAGGGCTTGCAGTATTTGCCCTTATATACAGATTTATAGATTTCACCCTTATCATACAGCTTCTTGAAAATCCGCTGTACCGATTGGATGTGGTAATCATCGGTGGTGCGGATATAGCGGTCATAGGTGATACCCATCCGCTCCCAGAGAGCCT is a window from the Oscillospiraceae bacterium MB08-C2-2 genome containing:
- the metG gene encoding methionine--tRNA ligase; translation: MDDKRFYITTPIYYPSDKLHIGHSYTTVVTDAMARYKRMRGFDVMFLTGTDEHGQKIEAKAKEAGVSPKEYVDDIVKGIKALWERMGITYDRYIRTTDDYHIQSVQRIFKKLYDKGEIYKSVYKGKYCKPCESFWTESQLKDGRCPDCGREVEAAEEEAYFFRLSAYTGRILKLYEDQPEFLQPQTRVNEMVNNFLKPGLDDLCVSRTSFTWGVPVDFDPGHVVYVWVDALSNYITALGYENDRYNDMAYWPADVQLMAKEIIRFHAIIWPALLMALELPLPKKIYGHGWLLFDGDKMSKSKGNVVDPVILCERYGVDAIRYYLLREIPFGQDGSFTNESLIGRINADLANDLGNLVSRTVAMVEKYFGSTLPTARAEGLEDAELLQMAGALKARVEDEMEQLQFPHALTEIFQLVARTNKYIDQTMPWVLAKEEKDQPRLATVMYNLLESIRIISVLITPFMPHTAVEIQKQIGAGEELTLWESTAKFGLLPENVTVSKGPVLFPRIDLEKELEELAKLDAPSEKAKEAPAPKAEKKNEVPGVATALDIADFAKVELRVAQVTACEPVPKADKLLLLKLDDGQGGRQVVSGIHQWYEPADLIGKKIIVVANLKPAKLRGVESQGMILAADVGESARVLFVDEDVPVGSKIR